Sequence from the Litorilinea aerophila genome:
CCTTCAGGTCGTTCCAGTCGATCACCTCGTCGATGGAGAGGAGGGCCACCGCGCCAATGGCCACCACCGCGCTGCTGAGCAGGGTGCGGGGCAGATGGAGCATGGATTCCAGGGACGACCCGCTGACCCACAACACCACCGACACGAAGAGGATGGCCAGGATCTCCCGCTCCGGCCCCTTGAGGCTCCCCAGCCGGGTCAGCTCCTTGGCCGCTGGTTCGGTGTCGATGCGCACAGAGGGTGCGGGCAGGGTTCGCAGGAGGATTGCCCAGCTTAGGGGGATGAGGGTGACACTAATCGGGAGACCAAATTGCATCCAGTCCAAAAAGCCAAAATCCATGACTTCATCCAACAGCCCAACGGCGATGGCATTCTCCCCGCTGCCCATGATGGTGGCGATGGCGCCGATGCTGGAGCTGTAGGCGATGCCCAGGATCAGTAGGGTCAGCACCCGCCGGGCTTCCTCCTGGCGCGGCACCCGCTGGGCAATGGTGATGGCCACCGGAATCAGCACGGCCGCGGTGGCTGTGTTGAGGACCCACATGCTGAGCGCGCCGGTGATCAGCATCAACTCCAGCAGCAGCAGCCGGAAATTGCCCTTGCTGGCCACAATGGCGTAGAGGGCCAGGCGGCGGGTCAGCCCATGCTTACGCAGGGCCTCCGCCAGGAAGAGGCTGCCCAGGATGAGGAAGACCACCGGCTGACCGAAGGGCGCAAAAGCGCCAGGAGCCTGATCAATGCCCAGGGCGATCTGGCAG
This genomic interval carries:
- a CDS encoding SLC13 family permease — translated: MTSKRRLQRRVTPLQVLQEPLQAGVRKVFDLRRFLLVLGLTTAVLLFPTPEGLSPEGHRGLALFIFTGSILALEPAPLPIAALMVPICQIALGIDQAPGAFAPFGQPVVFLILGSLFLAEALRKHGLTRRLALYAIVASKGNFRLLLLELMLITGALSMWVLNTATAAVLIPVAITIAQRVPRQEEARRVLTLLILGIAYSSSIGAIATIMGSGENAIAVGLLDEVMDFGFLDWMQFGLPISVTLIPLSWAILLRTLPAPSVRIDTEPAAKELTRLGSLKGPEREILAILFVSVVLWVSGSSLESMLHLPRTLLSSAVVAIGAVALLSIDEVIDWNDLKGVNWGVFFVIGAGLTLGDALDKTGASAWFAAQLAPALEGLPYGVILVILVMLGFSLTQFMNNVTLGAILAPVLITLAQASGISPPRLLLPTIISLALAYMLPSASARMTLVAVTGAVERKDMIRAGLAVGLPSALVVIAFFYGLSVVGWI